One genomic window of Acidobacteriota bacterium includes the following:
- a CDS encoding response regulator, protein MTNAGAAYKTVLIADDTPFVRDRFKSAIEHAGHRACMVRSAAELLARVRADQSEIDLVVVDLRLPHAGGVDLVRSIRKLDGGKLPILVFSGTIAAASEVRDLAGLGIAGYVNEHSAAQHILPSLAPHLFPDNFNRRHSARVVLGIPVAYRVANTIAAAVTLNLGRHGVAIRTMNPLDSSARARVRFRLPHASQDVDADARVVWSDARVGMGLEFERIDAVDQSAVETFIDSH, encoded by the coding sequence ATGACAAACGCCGGGGCCGCATACAAGACTGTTCTCATTGCCGATGATACGCCGTTTGTGCGCGATCGGTTCAAGTCGGCCATCGAGCACGCCGGACATCGGGCCTGCATGGTCCGCAGCGCGGCCGAACTGCTGGCGCGTGTCCGCGCCGATCAGTCAGAAATCGATCTGGTGGTCGTCGATCTGCGGTTGCCCCACGCCGGCGGCGTCGATCTGGTCCGCTCGATTCGCAAGCTGGACGGCGGCAAGCTCCCGATCCTGGTGTTCAGTGGGACGATCGCGGCCGCATCTGAAGTCCGGGATCTGGCCGGTCTCGGCATCGCCGGGTATGTCAATGAACACAGCGCGGCCCAGCACATCCTGCCGTCGCTCGCGCCGCACCTGTTTCCGGACAACTTCAATCGCCGCCACAGCGCGCGCGTCGTACTGGGCATCCCGGTGGCCTACCGGGTCGCCAACACGATCGCCGCAGCCGTCACGCTGAATCTCGGCAGACACGGCGTGGCCATCCGGACGATGAATCCGCTCGACTCGTCCGCCCGCGCCAGGGTCCGCTTCCGCCTCCCGCACGCCAGCCAGGATGTGGACGCTGACGCGCGCGTCGTCTGGAGTGACGCCCGGGTGGGTATGGGCCTCGAGTTCGAACGCATCGACGCGGTTGATCAATCCGCCGTCGAGACGTTCATCGACTCGCACTAG
- a CDS encoding methyltransferase domain-containing protein gives MDRLLEATSRAERDHFWFRGFRQFVTPLLEQAAGGRPGLRLLDCGCGTGGNLRLLEAYGRAWGFDLAWSGLAIARSRGLDRLARASAAHVPFAAETFDIVTSFDVLYCLEAAVEHAAVREMWRVLKPGGSIVINVAAMEILKGNHSVLSAELRRYSRSSLRALLEQAGFTVERLTHTNAALFPITLAVRLTQRAMGLAAEADALGEISVPPAPVNAILSAALSVEARVQRLVRLPFGSSLLCLARKPV, from the coding sequence GTGGATCGACTGCTCGAAGCCACATCGCGCGCCGAACGCGACCATTTCTGGTTCCGCGGATTCCGGCAGTTCGTGACCCCGCTGCTGGAGCAGGCGGCCGGCGGCCGGCCAGGACTGCGGCTGCTCGACTGTGGATGTGGGACAGGCGGCAATCTCCGGCTCCTTGAAGCATACGGGCGCGCGTGGGGATTCGATCTCGCGTGGTCCGGTCTGGCGATCGCGCGGAGCCGTGGCCTCGACCGGCTGGCGCGGGCCAGCGCCGCCCACGTGCCCTTCGCCGCGGAGACCTTTGACATCGTCACGTCGTTCGACGTGCTCTACTGCCTGGAGGCCGCCGTTGAACACGCCGCCGTCCGCGAGATGTGGCGCGTCCTGAAGCCCGGCGGTTCAATCGTGATCAACGTCGCGGCCATGGAGATCCTGAAGGGGAACCACTCGGTGCTGTCTGCCGAGCTGAGACGCTACAGTCGATCGAGCCTGCGCGCACTGCTGGAGCAGGCCGGTTTCACCGTCGAGCGCCTGACCCACACCAACGCGGCGCTGTTTCCCATCACCTTGGCGGTGAGGCTGACGCAGCGCGCCATGGGGCTGGCGGCCGAAGCGGATGCGCTTGGTGAGATCTCCGTCCCGCCGGCTCCCGTCAACGCGATCCTGAGCGCGGCGCTCAGCGTTGAAGCGCGGGTGCAGCGGCTGGTGCGGTTGCCGTTCGGGAGTTCGCTGCTGTGCCTGGCCCGGAAGCCGGTTTGA
- the larE gene encoding ATP-dependent sacrificial sulfur transferase LarE produces MTTTGLDQRESESAVAGCLLKEARLRARLSSLGSVVVAFSGGTDSAYLAYVASSTLGDRAHCVTADSPSYSSRHRKMAVDLASQFNFRHEFIVTTEIDNPDYRANAPDRCYHCKRELFTRLTRLAREQGFAGVIDGSNADDRGDYRPGRQAAREMGVVSPLDEADLTKDEIRELSRRAGLPTWNQPASACLSSRIPYHTEVTPQKLRTIERAEEALRALGFTVYRVRHHDNLARVELDPDEMMRALDPAVRDALVRDIKAAGYQYVALDLQGYRMGSLNEGILLKSV; encoded by the coding sequence GTGACCACCACAGGGCTCGATCAACGGGAGTCGGAATCGGCGGTCGCCGGGTGTCTCCTGAAGGAGGCGCGCCTGCGGGCGAGGCTCAGTTCGCTGGGTTCGGTCGTGGTGGCGTTCAGCGGAGGCACCGACAGCGCGTACCTGGCCTATGTGGCCTCGTCCACGCTTGGCGACCGCGCGCATTGCGTCACGGCCGACAGCCCGAGCTACTCGTCGCGGCACCGCAAGATGGCCGTTGATCTTGCTTCGCAATTCAACTTCCGGCACGAGTTCATCGTCACGACCGAGATCGACAACCCCGACTACCGCGCCAACGCACCCGATCGGTGCTACCACTGCAAGCGTGAACTGTTCACCCGGTTGACGAGGCTGGCTCGCGAGCAGGGGTTCGCCGGTGTGATCGATGGATCCAATGCCGACGATCGCGGCGACTACCGCCCGGGACGGCAGGCCGCGCGAGAGATGGGTGTGGTCAGCCCCCTCGATGAAGCCGACCTGACCAAGGACGAGATCCGGGAGCTGTCGAGGCGCGCAGGACTTCCGACATGGAATCAACCCGCCTCTGCGTGTCTCTCGTCGCGGATTCCGTACCACACCGAGGTGACTCCGCAGAAGCTCCGCACGATTGAACGGGCGGAAGAGGCGCTGCGGGCGCTCGGCTTCACGGTGTACCGGGTGCGGCACCACGACAACCTGGCGCGTGTCGAGCTGGACCCGGATGAGATGATGCGGGCCCTGGACCCGGCGGTGCGCGACGCGCTCGTCCGCGACATCAAGGCAGCCGGGTATCAGTACGTGGCGCTCGATCTCCAGGGTTACCGGATGGGCAGCCTCAACGAAGGCATTCTGCTGAAATCAGTGTGA
- a CDS encoding ABC transporter ATP-binding protein gives MIEVQHLTKRYGRITAVDDVTFRVERGEILGFLGPNGAGKTTTMRVITGYMPPTQGKVVVAGFDVFDQPVEAKRRTGYLPETPPLYPEMTVREYLMFVAKIRGVQSGDRQTRVAQVMKKTAVADMAERHCSKLSKGYRQRVGLAQAILHNPDVLVLDEPTAGLDPKQIIETRQLIKELAGTHTIVLSTHILPEVAQTCQRVVIITKGKVVAVDTPENLTHRLSGAETMYVQLDAADADATSVLQGVPGVTRVGISDRHGAAVGYEVDSARDRDIRRELSAAVVAKGWGLLELRPLRMSLEEIFLQVTTDEGKPEQPVTTGQTEEATQ, from the coding sequence GTGATCGAGGTCCAGCACCTCACGAAACGCTACGGCCGCATCACGGCCGTCGACGATGTGACGTTCCGCGTCGAGCGGGGCGAAATTCTCGGCTTTCTCGGGCCAAACGGCGCTGGAAAGACGACGACGATGCGGGTGATTACGGGGTATATGCCCCCGACTCAGGGCAAGGTCGTGGTCGCCGGGTTCGATGTCTTCGATCAGCCCGTCGAGGCCAAGCGTAGAACCGGTTACCTCCCGGAGACGCCGCCGCTCTATCCCGAGATGACGGTCAGGGAGTACCTGATGTTTGTCGCGAAGATCAGGGGCGTCCAATCCGGCGACAGGCAGACGCGGGTCGCGCAGGTCATGAAGAAGACCGCGGTCGCCGACATGGCCGAACGCCACTGCAGCAAGTTGTCGAAAGGCTATCGCCAGCGTGTCGGCCTCGCCCAGGCCATCCTGCACAACCCCGACGTGCTGGTGCTCGACGAGCCAACCGCGGGGCTCGATCCGAAGCAGATCATCGAGACGCGGCAGTTGATCAAGGAACTGGCCGGCACCCACACAATCGTTCTCAGCACACACATCCTCCCGGAAGTGGCGCAGACCTGCCAGCGCGTGGTGATCATCACGAAGGGCAAGGTGGTGGCGGTCGATACCCCGGAGAACCTCACCCATCGTTTGAGTGGCGCCGAGACGATGTACGTCCAGCTGGACGCGGCCGATGCCGACGCCACGTCGGTCCTGCAGGGCGTGCCGGGCGTCACGCGGGTTGGCATCTCGGATCGGCACGGCGCCGCGGTTGGCTATGAGGTTGACAGTGCGCGGGACCGGGACATCCGGCGCGAGTTGTCGGCGGCGGTCGTCGCGAAGGGCTGGGGCCTGCTCGAGTTGCGCCCGCTGAGGATGAGCCTCGAGGAGATCTTCCTGCAGGTCACCACCGACGAGGGCAAACCGGAGCAGCCGGTGACGACCGGGCAGACCGAGGAGGCCACCCAGTGA
- a CDS encoding ABC transporter permease subunit: MFAIAQKEIRAYFASPIAYVVIGLFSILFGVFYWTILDWFVKQGMQMAPGMGPQSLNVNERMIRPLLQNAMVMLLFVLPMITMRTYAEEKRSGTMELLLTSPITDVQILVGKFLGALTLYAAMLGVTLVYVLALFAFGTPEWKPLVTAYLGLLLFGGCFVSVGMLVSSFTKNQIVAGMMTFVVFLLLWVIDWLAGSATGLFGPSVGPVVEEVLNYLSITQHFDDFGKGIIDTKHLIFYVSFITFGLFLTARSVDSERWRG; the protein is encoded by the coding sequence ATGTTCGCCATCGCCCAGAAGGAGATCAGGGCGTACTTTGCGTCCCCTATCGCCTACGTCGTGATTGGCCTGTTCTCAATCCTGTTTGGCGTCTTCTACTGGACGATCCTCGACTGGTTCGTCAAGCAGGGGATGCAGATGGCGCCGGGGATGGGCCCGCAGAGCCTGAACGTCAACGAGCGGATGATCCGGCCGCTGCTCCAGAACGCGATGGTGATGCTGCTGTTCGTGCTGCCCATGATCACGATGCGCACGTACGCCGAGGAGAAGCGATCCGGCACGATGGAGCTGCTGCTGACCTCGCCCATCACCGACGTCCAGATCCTCGTCGGAAAATTTCTAGGGGCGCTGACCCTGTATGCCGCGATGCTCGGCGTCACGCTCGTCTACGTGCTGGCGCTGTTCGCGTTCGGCACTCCCGAGTGGAAACCGCTGGTCACGGCGTATCTGGGCCTGCTGTTGTTTGGCGGCTGCTTCGTCTCGGTCGGCATGCTGGTATCGAGCTTTACGAAAAACCAGATTGTCGCCGGAATGATGACGTTCGTCGTGTTCCTGCTGCTGTGGGTGATCGACTGGCTCGCCGGTTCGGCCACCGGACTGTTTGGCCCGTCGGTGGGTCCGGTCGTGGAGGAAGTGCTGAACTATCTGTCGATCACGCAGCACTTCGACGACTTCGGCAAGGGCATCATCGACACGAAGCACCTCATCTTCTATGTGAGCTTCATTACGTTTGGCCTTTTCCTGACCGCGCGGTCGGTCGACAGTGAACGGTGGCGGGGATGA
- a CDS encoding DUF2723 domain-containing protein, which yields MTSPVTDLLHSVRRGSRAWWVAAALATLFLAGHLPFLASTLEDVDSANFALGLRDFDPGRHRPHPPGYPIYIALAKTAATVMSEPHALALWGALCGALAAFALLRLFACFDAIDGGAAGSANGRGAPWESWLAAPAAATLVTMTAPLVWMSASRPMSDALGFAASLAVQALLATALVQQLRMRDTATGQIDAVAAARSGRLILVGALACGLSIGVRSQAAWLTLPLLVAVIVSRRRREATAALIGGTVWFAGGILLWLVPLVVASGGPSKYVAAFANQAGEDWSGVDLLATHPTPRKLALALYETFVLHWAEIGWLIVAAAVVGAVVMVVRRRRGLIVLLVAFAPYGLFHLAFQETVTTRYALPLVPPLAYLAVKGFLLLGRASGRGAIVVLSVVSLVLTVPVVASYARIGSPTTRALADMTLESSKTPGVTLGMHHAFARAVEAAAPAAPGWQTVPSPPKHEWLSLVTAWLNGESRPVWFLADPRRTDLVLIDPEARAIHGDYAWPLSTPIYLGGIRPNPLQWVVIRQPGWFAGEGWALTPETAGVASADRRGLEFGSLVAWVKRRETTTTMMIGGRHLGAGTGPSARVDVTIDGRQVDTWTVAPANTFFLSFFSLPAGSLAGDRPYAKLEIQARAIDGNARTGVVTIDQFDLQDPTAVMRGYGDGWYEPEYNLTTGQTWRWASERAALRTTTVDRDLVLQLTGESPLKYFSAPSSVTVKAGSLSLFSSTAAADFFWSIPIPASALKQSGGQITIESNQSFRPADRGQNADKRALALRIYSATLKPASGPGTAANSRTATAPAAAPALQR from the coding sequence GTGACCAGCCCCGTGACCGATCTGCTGCATTCTGTCCGGCGCGGGAGCCGCGCGTGGTGGGTGGCGGCCGCGCTGGCGACACTGTTCCTGGCCGGCCATCTCCCGTTTCTCGCGTCAACGCTCGAGGACGTGGATTCGGCAAATTTCGCCCTCGGCCTCCGCGACTTCGATCCCGGGCGTCACCGGCCTCATCCACCTGGTTATCCGATCTACATCGCTCTGGCCAAGACAGCCGCGACGGTGATGAGCGAACCGCACGCGCTGGCTCTCTGGGGCGCGCTGTGTGGCGCACTCGCCGCATTCGCGCTGCTGCGTCTCTTCGCCTGTTTCGATGCGATCGACGGCGGCGCGGCAGGTTCGGCGAACGGTCGTGGCGCGCCCTGGGAATCGTGGCTGGCCGCACCTGCAGCCGCGACGCTGGTCACCATGACGGCGCCGCTTGTCTGGATGAGCGCATCGCGTCCGATGAGCGATGCGCTGGGCTTTGCCGCGTCGCTGGCGGTTCAGGCTCTGCTCGCGACGGCGCTCGTCCAGCAGTTGCGCATGCGGGATACGGCCACCGGCCAGATCGACGCGGTGGCCGCCGCCCGATCGGGACGGCTGATTCTGGTTGGGGCGCTGGCTTGCGGGCTCTCGATCGGCGTGCGATCGCAGGCCGCCTGGCTGACCCTGCCGTTGCTGGTGGCCGTGATCGTCAGCCGGCGCCGGCGCGAAGCCACCGCGGCACTCATCGGCGGCACCGTGTGGTTTGCCGGCGGCATCCTGCTGTGGCTCGTGCCGCTGGTCGTGGCAAGCGGCGGCCCGTCGAAGTACGTGGCCGCGTTTGCGAACCAGGCGGGCGAAGACTGGTCCGGTGTCGACCTGCTCGCCACTCATCCGACGCCGAGAAAGCTCGCGCTCGCTCTCTATGAGACGTTCGTGCTGCACTGGGCCGAGATCGGGTGGCTGATCGTTGCGGCTGCGGTAGTCGGCGCCGTCGTGATGGTCGTCCGCCGTCGCCGCGGGTTGATCGTCCTGCTGGTGGCGTTCGCGCCGTACGGCCTGTTCCATCTGGCATTCCAGGAGACCGTCACGACACGGTACGCCTTGCCGCTGGTGCCGCCGCTGGCATACCTGGCAGTCAAGGGCTTCCTGCTGCTGGGGCGCGCCTCCGGTCGAGGCGCGATCGTGGTGTTGTCGGTGGTGTCGCTCGTGTTGACGGTTCCCGTGGTCGCGAGCTACGCACGGATCGGAAGCCCGACCACGCGTGCGCTGGCTGACATGACCCTCGAGTCATCGAAGACCCCCGGCGTGACGCTGGGCATGCACCACGCCTTCGCCAGGGCTGTCGAGGCGGCTGCGCCAGCCGCGCCAGGATGGCAAACCGTACCGTCCCCGCCGAAACACGAGTGGCTGTCGCTCGTGACGGCGTGGCTGAACGGCGAATCACGCCCGGTCTGGTTCCTTGCGGATCCGCGCCGCACAGACCTCGTCCTGATCGATCCGGAGGCCCGGGCGATCCACGGCGACTACGCCTGGCCGTTGTCGACCCCGATCTACCTTGGCGGCATCAGGCCCAACCCACTGCAATGGGTCGTGATTCGCCAGCCGGGATGGTTTGCCGGAGAAGGCTGGGCTCTGACGCCGGAAACCGCCGGCGTCGCCAGTGCCGATCGCCGTGGCCTCGAATTCGGGTCGCTGGTCGCGTGGGTGAAGAGACGCGAGACGACGACCACCATGATGATCGGCGGCCGCCACCTCGGTGCGGGAACGGGACCATCGGCGCGCGTGGACGTGACGATCGACGGCCGGCAGGTCGACACGTGGACGGTCGCTCCGGCCAACACCTTCTTCCTCAGTTTCTTTTCGCTGCCGGCCGGCTCGCTCGCTGGCGACCGACCGTACGCGAAGCTCGAGATACAAGCCCGGGCGATCGACGGGAATGCGCGCACCGGGGTCGTTACGATCGATCAGTTCGACCTCCAGGATCCAACCGCCGTGATGCGAGGGTATGGTGACGGCTGGTACGAACCCGAGTACAACCTCACGACTGGACAGACGTGGCGATGGGCAAGCGAGCGCGCGGCGCTCCGGACGACCACCGTCGATCGCGATCTCGTGCTGCAACTGACGGGCGAGTCGCCGCTGAAGTATTTTTCCGCGCCGTCCAGCGTAACTGTGAAGGCGGGCAGTCTGTCACTCTTCAGTAGTACGGCTGCTGCCGATTTTTTCTGGTCGATCCCAATACCAGCCTCGGCGCTCAAGCAATCCGGTGGACAGATCACCATCGAAAGCAATCAATCGTTCCGCCCGGCCGACCGCGGGCAGAACGCCGACAAGCGCGCGCTGGCCTTGCGAATCTACTCGGCCACGCTCAAACCGGCTTCCGGGCCAGGCACAGCAGCGAACTCCCGAACGGCAACCGCACCAGCCGCTGCACCCGCGCTTCAACGCTGA
- a CDS encoding carboxypeptidase regulatory-like domain-containing protein: protein MKRVLSIGGAVLLGLVLGLGGASAQTGQNFGEITGKTLDQQGAIIPGVTVTVSGPAMMGVKTAITNEHGAYRFPAVPSGLYKITFELAGFASYIRDGVVVAVRATVTIDAPMKLATLSETVTVTGASPVVDVENAKVGQRLDKEILSEIPSQRTIFGSTTMLPGMVMGVQDVGGLYSGTSTGMVAHGSTQYNLNYFGVSTDTPQDYGSMYYMDYGSAEEISVDTAAMGAEIGGPGGANINVIPKSGSNRLKGTFYFTGANKGMVGDNIDDNLRKQGITVGTRVKQLLDINADIGGPVLRDKVWYYVSYRKYKTQEDVIGFPKVFQTQLINYVLRTTYKLSQNNNLSAFWTFNRKNQPNRDASATRPPESTWFQISDKNLENLNWTSVIGQNTFSELSSSFMRMYWPTYYSKEWDGKTPASYNTTTGVYWGAHASGERFRDARRFQLNGAVTHYRDGWMGGNHQMKAGFEYWIGFGTDGLRYFGDTFYRYRNVSGVQTPYEIRTYNTPLDQKTHMKNISVFAQDRVSFKRMTINLGLRYALYDGYLPEQTGGGLWFPRTTYPKLESGFAWKTWAPRLGFVYKVTSDARNVAKVSFGRYFNHMYTWHFSDVINPNVLRTSGLNIYTWYGDLNGNGVVDANEYNPNPKSVFSPKNNRIDPGFSAPQTDEITLGFQREVGANIGLSVSWIQRWFTKQWADVNQFPAGAYVPASFPDYGPDNLKGTADDTTITAYNLQAAYLGTDAFVRRNVPGTLHYKSLELSFNRRMANRWQLQASYVWSKLDGPVWVDSGGRQAEDPNDPNAQINVVGRGGYDQPHAIKIIGSFQAPWDISLGLNFQALSGQPTNRNLVLALTQGSTTVRAEAQGTYRADWMNLLSFRGAKSIRMRGGVKATVFAEVHNLLNTNAAQALYSTTQGFASQAEFDANMTKVSYFGRISSIIAPRVLKAGFKFEF from the coding sequence ATGAAACGGGTTCTCTCAATTGGAGGTGCCGTCTTGCTCGGCCTGGTCCTTGGACTGGGAGGGGCATCGGCTCAGACGGGCCAGAACTTTGGTGAAATCACCGGAAAGACGCTCGACCAGCAGGGCGCAATCATTCCGGGGGTGACAGTCACCGTCTCGGGGCCAGCCATGATGGGAGTGAAGACCGCCATCACCAATGAACACGGCGCCTATCGGTTTCCCGCCGTCCCGTCTGGCCTCTACAAGATCACCTTCGAACTCGCCGGGTTCGCCTCGTACATCAGGGACGGCGTGGTCGTCGCTGTTCGCGCTACAGTGACGATCGACGCGCCGATGAAGCTGGCGACGCTGAGCGAAACCGTGACCGTCACAGGCGCGTCGCCGGTCGTGGACGTCGAAAACGCGAAAGTGGGTCAGCGGCTCGACAAGGAAATCCTGAGTGAGATTCCGAGTCAACGAACCATCTTCGGATCGACGACGATGCTGCCAGGGATGGTGATGGGGGTCCAGGACGTCGGCGGCCTGTACAGCGGCACGTCGACCGGCATGGTCGCCCACGGTTCGACGCAGTACAACCTGAACTACTTCGGCGTCAGTACCGACACGCCGCAGGATTACGGGTCGATGTACTACATGGACTACGGGTCTGCCGAAGAGATCTCCGTGGATACAGCGGCCATGGGCGCCGAAATCGGCGGCCCGGGCGGCGCCAATATCAATGTCATCCCGAAGTCCGGCAGCAACCGGCTGAAGGGGACGTTTTACTTTACCGGCGCCAACAAAGGCATGGTCGGCGACAACATCGATGACAACCTGCGCAAGCAGGGCATCACGGTCGGCACGCGCGTGAAGCAACTGCTCGACATCAACGCCGACATCGGCGGCCCGGTTCTCAGGGACAAGGTCTGGTACTACGTCTCCTACCGGAAGTACAAGACCCAGGAGGACGTCATCGGCTTTCCGAAAGTGTTCCAGACGCAGCTGATCAACTACGTGCTCCGGACCACCTACAAACTGTCGCAGAACAACAACCTCTCGGCGTTCTGGACATTTAACCGGAAGAATCAGCCAAACCGCGACGCGTCGGCGACGCGGCCGCCGGAATCCACGTGGTTCCAGATCTCGGATAAGAATCTCGAGAACCTGAACTGGACGAGCGTGATTGGCCAGAACACGTTCTCCGAACTGTCCTCCAGCTTCATGCGGATGTACTGGCCGACCTACTACTCGAAGGAGTGGGACGGAAAGACGCCGGCCAGCTACAACACGACTACTGGCGTCTACTGGGGCGCGCACGCCTCGGGCGAGCGATTCCGCGACGCACGGCGCTTCCAACTCAATGGGGCCGTCACCCATTACCGGGATGGCTGGATGGGGGGCAACCACCAGATGAAGGCCGGCTTCGAATACTGGATCGGGTTCGGCACCGACGGCCTCCGGTATTTCGGCGACACGTTCTATCGGTACCGAAACGTCAGTGGGGTGCAGACTCCGTACGAAATTCGGACCTACAACACGCCCCTCGACCAGAAGACGCACATGAAGAACATCTCGGTCTTCGCACAGGACCGGGTCTCGTTCAAGCGGATGACGATCAATCTTGGCCTTCGCTACGCCCTGTACGACGGGTATCTTCCCGAGCAGACCGGTGGCGGGCTCTGGTTCCCACGGACCACGTATCCGAAGCTCGAGTCGGGGTTTGCGTGGAAGACGTGGGCCCCGCGTCTCGGGTTCGTCTACAAGGTGACCAGCGATGCGCGCAACGTCGCGAAGGTGAGTTTCGGACGCTACTTCAACCATATGTACACGTGGCACTTCTCGGATGTCATCAACCCCAACGTGTTGCGCACAAGCGGTCTGAACATCTACACGTGGTATGGGGACCTGAACGGGAACGGGGTGGTCGATGCAAACGAGTACAATCCGAACCCGAAAAGCGTGTTCTCTCCCAAGAACAACCGCATCGACCCAGGCTTCAGCGCACCTCAGACCGACGAGATCACGCTCGGCTTCCAGCGCGAAGTAGGCGCCAACATCGGGCTGTCGGTGTCGTGGATACAGCGCTGGTTCACCAAGCAGTGGGCCGACGTCAACCAGTTCCCGGCGGGCGCGTACGTGCCGGCGTCGTTTCCGGACTACGGCCCGGACAACCTGAAGGGGACAGCTGACGACACGACCATCACGGCTTACAATCTGCAGGCGGCATACCTTGGCACCGACGCGTTTGTCCGGCGGAACGTGCCGGGAACACTGCACTACAAGTCGCTGGAGTTGTCGTTCAACAGGCGAATGGCCAACCGGTGGCAGCTCCAGGCATCGTACGTGTGGTCGAAACTGGACGGGCCGGTGTGGGTCGACAGCGGCGGCCGGCAGGCAGAGGATCCGAACGATCCCAACGCCCAAATCAACGTCGTCGGCAGGGGCGGCTACGATCAGCCCCATGCCATCAAGATTATCGGTAGCTTTCAGGCGCCGTGGGACATCAGTCTCGGCCTGAATTTCCAGGCGCTTTCTGGCCAGCCGACCAATCGCAACCTCGTGTTGGCGCTTACGCAAGGGTCCACCACGGTTCGTGCGGAAGCGCAGGGCACGTACCGGGCCGATTGGATGAACCTGTTGTCGTTCCGGGGCGCGAAGTCGATCAGGATGCGAGGGGGGGTCAAGGCGACCGTCTTCGCCGAGGTTCACAACCTGTTGAACACCAACGCCGCCCAGGCTCTGTACTCGACGACCCAGGGATTCGCGTCACAGGCGGAGTTTGACGCGAACATGACCAAGGTGAGCTACTTCGGGCGCATCTCGTCGATCATCGCGCCGCGCGTGCTGAAGGCGGGATTCAAGTTCGAGTTCTAG
- a CDS encoding tetratricopeptide repeat protein, giving the protein MRTVAISALCLLALAGPVFAQVGRISGVVSDDVGQPVKGATIKAENPTATPGTVTATADDKGRFSMIGLQKGMWSFTVSARGYAPVQGRTEVSTLRPNPPIEFRLNRTAGGSSSSATGGAGSKELQAALESARAFVDAGQYDQAIAAYRTILEKTPTLTTINLEIGNAFRRKKDYDHAIEAYQEVLKTDPSNERARISVGMAYMEKGDLAKAEAALTDAAVAASAGREVFYSLGEVLFAQGKPEDAARWYQKAADADPTWVKPVFKLGMVAISRNDKDAAIKFLERVVAMDPASSEAGQAKAAIDQLKK; this is encoded by the coding sequence ATGCGAACCGTCGCAATCTCAGCGTTGTGCCTGCTGGCTCTGGCCGGACCTGTCTTTGCGCAGGTCGGACGGATCTCGGGTGTTGTGAGCGACGATGTCGGCCAGCCGGTGAAGGGCGCAACAATCAAAGCAGAGAACCCGACCGCGACCCCCGGCACGGTCACGGCCACCGCCGACGACAAGGGCCGATTCTCTATGATCGGGCTGCAGAAGGGCATGTGGTCGTTCACGGTCTCGGCACGAGGCTACGCGCCGGTCCAGGGAAGAACTGAAGTCTCCACGCTCAGGCCAAACCCGCCGATTGAATTCCGGCTGAACCGGACGGCAGGCGGGTCCTCGTCATCCGCGACGGGGGGCGCGGGTTCAAAAGAACTGCAGGCGGCGCTGGAATCGGCCCGAGCATTCGTGGACGCCGGGCAGTACGACCAGGCGATCGCGGCCTACAGGACGATTCTGGAGAAGACGCCTACGCTGACGACGATTAACCTCGAAATTGGCAACGCGTTCCGCCGGAAGAAGGACTACGACCACGCCATCGAGGCGTACCAGGAAGTTCTCAAGACCGATCCGTCCAATGAGCGGGCGAGAATCAGCGTTGGCATGGCCTACATGGAGAAGGGGGATCTGGCGAAGGCCGAGGCGGCACTGACAGACGCGGCGGTGGCAGCTTCAGCCGGACGCGAAGTCTTCTACAGCCTCGGCGAAGTTCTGTTCGCCCAAGGCAAGCCGGAAGATGCGGCCAGGTGGTATCAGAAGGCCGCTGATGCTGATCCCACATGGGTCAAACCGGTGTTCAAGCTGGGAATGGTGGCCATCTCCAGGAACGACAAGGACGCCGCCATCAAGTTCCTCGAAAGAGTCGTCGCCATGGATCCGGCGTCATCTGAGGCCGGGCAGGCCAAGGCGGCGATTGACCAACTCAAGAAGTAG